One Halarcobacter ebronensis genomic window carries:
- the thiC gene encoding phosphomethylpyrimidine synthase ThiC, which translates to MRDWLDNHKDDKVRTQMYYAKQGIITPDMEYVAKVENLDPELVRSEIARGRLIIPANVNHKHLKPMAIGIASSCKINANIGSSALASDIQGEIEKVDVCLKHGADTIMDLSTGGDLDSIRRAVVEHSTVPIGTVPMYQILHDCHDKIEDLTIESMLKVLEKQAQQGVSYFTIHAGFLLRFMPHIAKRKMGIVSRGGSLMAAWMMHYHKENPFYDAYDDILDICRKYDVSLSLGDSLRPGCLFDASDEAQLSELKVLGELTLRAWEKDVQVMIEGPGHVPLNQIERNMKLEREYCHEAPFYILGPLTTDIAAGYDHISSAIGAAVGGWHGASMLCYVTPKEHLGLPNANDVREGIIAYKIAAHSADIARGRKGARDIDDEMSDARYAFDWNKQFELCLDPERAKEYHDETLPQDVFKEAEFCSMCGPKFCSYKITQKIVDKHGAEIAQAV; encoded by the coding sequence ATGAGAGACTGGCTTGATAATCATAAAGATGATAAAGTAAGAACACAGATGTACTACGCAAAACAGGGAATTATAACCCCTGATATGGAGTATGTAGCAAAAGTAGAAAATCTTGACCCTGAGCTAGTTAGAAGTGAAATAGCTAGAGGAAGATTAATAATTCCAGCTAATGTTAACCATAAACATTTGAAACCTATGGCAATAGGTATTGCATCTTCTTGTAAGATAAATGCAAACATAGGTTCTTCGGCATTAGCTTCAGATATTCAAGGTGAAATAGAAAAAGTTGATGTATGTTTAAAACATGGGGCAGATACAATTATGGATTTAAGCACAGGCGGGGATTTAGATTCAATTAGAAGAGCTGTTGTAGAACACTCAACTGTGCCAATTGGTACAGTACCTATGTATCAGATTTTGCACGATTGCCATGATAAAATTGAAGATTTGACAATAGAGAGTATGCTTAAAGTTTTAGAAAAACAAGCTCAGCAAGGGGTTTCATATTTTACAATCCATGCAGGATTTCTTTTAAGATTTATGCCACATATTGCAAAAAGAAAAATGGGAATTGTAAGTAGAGGTGGGTCATTAATGGCTGCATGGATGATGCATTACCACAAAGAGAATCCATTTTATGATGCTTATGATGACATTTTAGATATTTGTAGAAAATATGACGTCTCTTTATCTTTAGGAGATTCATTAAGACCAGGATGCCTTTTTGATGCTTCAGATGAAGCACAACTTTCAGAACTAAAAGTTTTAGGTGAACTTACATTAAGAGCTTGGGAAAAAGATGTTCAAGTTATGATAGAGGGTCCAGGACATGTTCCTTTAAACCAAATAGAGAGAAATATGAAACTTGAAAGAGAGTATTGTCATGAAGCTCCTTTTTATATTTTAGGACCTCTTACAACTGATATTGCTGCTGGATATGATCATATCTCTTCTGCAATTGGTGCAGCTGTTGGTGGATGGCATGGAGCATCAATGTTATGTTACGTTACACCAAAAGAACATTTAGGTTTGCCAAATGCAAATGATGTTAGAGAAGGAATTATTGCATATAAAATTGCAGCGCATAGTGCAGATATTGCAAGAGGAAGAAAAGGCGCAAGAGATATTGATGATGAAATGTCTGATGCAAGATATGCTTTTGATTGGAATAAACAATTTGAACTATGTTTAGATCCAGAAAGAGCAAAAGAGTATCATGATGAAACTCTACCTCAAGATGTATTTAAAGAAGCAGAGTTTTGTTCTATGTGCGGACCAAAATTTTGTTCATATAAAATTACACAAAAAATTGTGGATAAACATGGAGCAGAGATAGCTCAAGCTGTTTAA
- a CDS encoding Mrp/NBP35 family ATP-binding protein: MATVADIKEELKKVLYPGFQKSIIDFGFVKDVQVGDNSALILVDITSSAPEVEEQLKKDITVVLSNAGVSNIEIKITKPEAPKQQSNSVSGQNIAPQIKNFVMVSSGKGGVGKSTTTVNLAVAAAMQGKRVGILDADIYGPNIPRMMGINGKEVEIVGNKAKPFSAYGVDVMSMGSLMEEGQALIWRGAMIMKAVQQLLRDILWEELDILFIDMPPGTGDAQLTIAQSVPVTCGINVTTPQHVALDDSRRSLDMFKKLHIPIGGIVENMSGFICPKCGEESDIFGMGTCDALAEQYDTQVLGNLPIEPAIREGGDSGKPVVYCNPESESAKRYMQSANKLIEFIDKVSASASNAEIQPTTPPGVSACSTAASGQKSSNDSGSCGCGH; encoded by the coding sequence ATGGCAACAGTAGCTGATATAAAAGAGGAATTAAAAAAAGTTTTATACCCAGGATTTCAAAAATCTATTATTGATTTTGGATTTGTAAAAGATGTACAAGTTGGAGATAATAGCGCATTAATCTTAGTAGACATTACATCAAGTGCTCCTGAAGTTGAAGAACAATTAAAAAAAGATATTACAGTAGTACTTTCAAATGCTGGAGTATCAAATATTGAAATTAAAATTACTAAACCAGAAGCACCAAAACAACAAAGTAATAGTGTAAGTGGACAAAATATTGCTCCACAAATCAAAAACTTTGTAATGGTTAGTTCTGGTAAAGGTGGAGTTGGTAAATCAACTACAACAGTTAACTTAGCAGTTGCAGCAGCAATGCAAGGTAAAAGAGTTGGTATTTTAGATGCAGATATCTATGGTCCAAATATTCCTAGAATGATGGGAATTAATGGAAAAGAGGTTGAAATTGTTGGAAATAAAGCTAAACCTTTTAGTGCCTATGGAGTAGATGTTATGTCTATGGGTTCATTAATGGAAGAGGGGCAGGCTCTTATTTGGAGAGGTGCTATGATTATGAAAGCAGTTCAACAACTTTTAAGAGATATTCTTTGGGAAGAGTTAGATATTTTATTTATTGATATGCCTCCAGGTACTGGTGATGCACAATTAACAATAGCTCAAAGTGTACCTGTAACATGTGGTATAAATGTAACTACTCCTCAACATGTGGCACTAGATGACAGTAGAAGAAGTTTGGATATGTTTAAAAAACTACATATTCCAATTGGTGGAATAGTTGAAAATATGAGTGGATTTATTTGCCCTAAATGTGGAGAAGAGTCTGATATTTTTGGGATGGGAACTTGTGATGCATTAGCAGAACAATACGATACTCAAGTTTTAGGAAATCTTCCAATTGAACCAGCTATTAGAGAAGGTGGAGATTCAGGGAAACCTGTAGTTTACTGTAATCCTGAGTCAGAATCTGCAAAAAGATATATGCAATCAGCTAATAAACTTATTGAATTTATTGATAAAGTAAGTGCAAGTGCATCAAATGCTGAAATTCAACCTACAACACCTCCTGGTGTATCTGCTTGTTCAACTGCAGCAAGTGGTCAAAAAAGTTCTAATGACAGCGGGAGCTGTGGATGTGGACACTAA